From the Moorena sp. SIOASIH genome, the window AGGGGTAGCTAAAAGGGTTTCCCAATGGCTGCGTTGCTTTGCTGTAGTGGTTCCAATAACTGTGCTTAACCCCTCTAAAAACTGCCGAATTACTGATTGCTCAAGGGTAAAAACAGCTAACAAAGGTTGACTGAGTTCACTATCAGCTAAATTTTCCGATTTGGACAGCTCAGGCTGGCAAGCCACAATTAAACTACTATAGTTCTCACAGAGAATTAGTAAGAAATATTCCTGTTTTAGATGAGAGTCAGTCTCCAACTGTAGGGAAAACAGTTGAGAATCTCTGTTCAGGTTAACTACCTCTTTCCAGTTATCTCCTAAACAGTGGCACAGATAAATCGTTTTGGGTACATCAACGTGTTTTTGATACCGTTTTATTTCTCTGTGCCAGCCCTCACCCTGTGGCTTGACCCAAATTGTGGCTGAGATGTTTTGATCAATTAGCAGGTCAAAGGTGGCTGTGACTAGGGATTTGAGGGTGACAGGAGTGATTGTTAGAGACTCGGGAGAGGCAAGAGTCTCTAAAACCAGCTGGTAGAGAGACAATTCTGGATTAGGTGGCAGGTTCATCGAATTTTCGCGGCTGGATACCCCATCCCTCTATAGGGTGGGGAGGAAAGCCCCGCCTCCTTTTAGTAGTTGACAAGTAAGCCCGTGGAGCGTTTGAGTAATCGGACTTTCCGGGCTGAGAATTGTCCGATTCTTTTCCAGTTGCTATTGCTCACTGAAACTTGTGTTGCCGTATCGCCACTGATCCACCCTCGGTAGGTCTGACCCGCTTTTACAGCTTCCACGTAGTCGCCTTTACGGAAACCGTGGCGAGTGGTGGTTCCTCCGTACTTTCGGCGTTTACCGCCCTTGGAAAATTGGAGTAGGTGGAGTTGACGACGGCTAATTGGCGGTCGGGAAACCACGGCGAAAGGTGCAAGGGTGACCACCGCCACGGTGGGGGTCACGACTTTACCGTTGCGGTAGTACTGGGTCTTGACTTTTCGGAAGGGGAAGGATGCCAAGGCTATACCGTCGTTGGCGTGAGTCTCAGCCGTCTGACGACTCTTATCGGTCTTGTCTTTGGCTAACCCCAACCCTTTTCGTGCCATTGAGGTCTCCCATCCCATCTTTTGGGTGACGGGGACCGTGAATGTTGCCTCAAGGCGTTGGATGGATTGGTATTGCCCCACCATCACTGGAGAGAAAGCTTTTGTCCCTTTGGCTTTGACCACTTCATAGACGATCTGGCTAATGGGATAAAGCTCGAATAACTCACTGACCACACGAAACTCTAAATCACGGTTGGCTTTGATGGATGGGGGAAGCTTTTTGGCTAGCCGATTCTCAAAGCGCTTCTGTCTGTGAGCGCGTTGGTCGTAGGGAATTTTGCGGTTAATCCGACGGCTACGGCGAGTTCGCCGCATCATGCGTCGGGTATCCATCCGGTCTCTGACCTTGGGATAGGGGAGTACCAGATGACCCGTCCAGAGGGTGGCTTGGGCTGACTGGACAGCCAAGCCAGTGAACATTTTGCCGGGGTCAATCCCCACAGCAATCGACTGAGTTTCGTCGCCTGATGCTTCAGCTACTAGTTGAATCGCAAAGATGTCGAGGGCGTTAGGGTAGATGACAGCTTTACCTTCTTTAACCCAACGTCTCGCTCTAGAGGCTTTTGTCGGCATTAAGGGTTGTCCATTTGGTGAAATTACTGGGACTCGTAACATGGAGATAATCCTCACGAGTAAAGTGTTTGGGGGTTACCCGTCCCCTAGGTCACCTCATTCAATATGTCCTTTCTGCAAGCGACTGACAACACAGTCTTACAGTGGTACGGACTGGGGAAGTATCCGTACGTGCGTACCAGAATGAGGCTCGATGACCTAGTCAAACCTGGGAGAGTTAGTTGTCTCTCCAAGCCTCAACCTGGCCGTAGGCCACGCTACGCGAACAACGCAGTAGGTTGGGGTTATTGACTTAGGGTTAAAGGTGGTTTCGTTAAAGGTGGTTTGGTTAAAGCTTAAACGTTGACCTTCCATGTGATAATCTACAACCTGCCCGCTGAAATAACTGTCAACTTGCTAACCTATAACCTGTAACCTACTCATCAAAGCATCTCGGGCTTGCTCTCGGTCATCGAAGTGGATTTTTTCAGTACCCAGAATTTGATAATCTTCATGACCCTTACCAGCAATTAACACTCCGTCCCCTGGTTGTGCTTGCAAGATGGCAGTCCGAATGGCGGTAGCGCGATCGCAAATTACCATTGGTTCCACTGATTTAGGAATCCCCTCTAAAACATCCTCTAAGATGCTTTCTGGGTCTTCGGTGCGAGGGTTATCCGAGGTGACTACAGCAACATCAGCTAACTCAGCCGCTATTTTCCCCATCTTAGGACGCTTGGTGCGATCGCGATCACCACCACAGCCAAATACACAAATCATCTTGCCCTCAATAAAGGGTCGTGATGCCCTGAGTAAGTTTTCTAAACTATCTGGGGTGTGGGCATAATCGACAATCACACTAATATCTTGTTCCGGTTGAATTTGCACCCGTTCCATCCGCCCTGGCACTCCTGGAAATTGAGCCAACGCTGCTGCTACTGATTCTAAATCCAAACCCAGCTCTAAAACTGTTCCTACTGCTGCGAGCAAGTTAGACAGATTGTATTGACCCACTAGGGGCGAATTGAAGCTAACCTCTCCTACGGGAGTATGCATAATTCCTCTAACCCCTGTTGGATCGTAGCTTAAGTCCCTCGAAAAGAAGTCAGCCG encodes:
- a CDS encoding RRXRR domain-containing protein; protein product: MLRVPVISPNGQPLMPTKASRARRWVKEGKAVIYPNALDIFAIQLVAEASGDETQSIAVGIDPGKMFTGLAVQSAQATLWTGHLVLPYPKVRDRMDTRRMMRRTRRSRRINRKIPYDQRAHRQKRFENRLAKKLPPSIKANRDLEFRVVSELFELYPISQIVYEVVKAKGTKAFSPVMVGQYQSIQRLEATFTVPVTQKMGWETSMARKGLGLAKDKTDKSRQTAETHANDGIALASFPFRKVKTQYYRNGKVVTPTVAVVTLAPFAVVSRPPISRRQLHLLQFSKGGKRRKYGGTTTRHGFRKGDYVEAVKAGQTYRGWISGDTATQVSVSNSNWKRIGQFSARKVRLLKRSTGLLVNY